The following nucleotide sequence is from Salinispirillum sp. LH 10-3-1.
TGATCTTATCTGCAACGAAATGATTCCTCGTGCAGCCGCCGAAGGGTTGGCTGATGCCGTGGATGTATTCTGTGAAGGTATTGGCTTTTCCATTACACAGTGCGAACGCGTGTTTCAAGCAGCGCAGCAGCACGGCTTGCCGGTGAAGGCGCACGCCGAGCAGTTGTCGAATTTGGGCGGCTCTGCTTTGGCGGCGCGTTATCAGGCGCTGTCGGCAGACCACATTGAATGGCTGGATGAGGCCGGTGTTGAGGCTATGGCAAAGGCGGGTACGGTGGCTACCTTGCTGCCGGGCGCTTTTTTTACCCTGCGCGATACGCGGGTGCCGCCCATAGATTTGCTACGCCAGTACGGCGTGCCCATTGCGGTAGCGACCGACGGAAATCCCGGTTCTTCACCCATTTTCCAGCTCACTCTGATGCTAAATATGGCCTGTACGCTGTTTCGTTTAACGCCCTTGGAAGCACTGCAGGGGGTAACGAAACATGCCGCTCGGGCGTTGGGTATGGCCGACCACGCAGGTTTGATTACCGCTGGCCAAACGGCTGATTTTTGCTTATGGAATATGCGCAGTCCGCTAGAATTAGCCAGTACCGTGCAGCCCGGTCGGTTGCAGCAACGGGTTTTCAGTGGAGTCCCTACTCATGGTTAATGCAGAACGCGATAGAGTCAGTGTAACGGTCGATCGTGGCCCGTTAATGAATGTGTGGCGCGGGCGTGTGGACACTGAACCGCACAGCGAGCGCTGGCATCAAATTGTGCAACCCTTGAAGTCCGACAGTGAGCCAGGCTTAGCGGTCATCGGTTTCGCCAGTGATGTAGGCGTTAAACGCAATCAAGGGCGAATTGGCGCGCAAGGCGGGCCGGAAGTGTTGCGTAAGGTGCTGGGTAATTTGCCGGTACACCACAGCAGCCCGCTCTACGAGGTAGGCGATGTGGAATGCCTGAACGAAGACCTTGGTGGGGCACAGAAGCGGCTGGCCCACACCATCGCGCGTACCTTGCAGTACGGTCACTTTCCCGTCGTGTTGGGCGGCGGGCATGAAGTGGCCTTTGGCTCTTGGCAAGGCTTGGCACAGTTCATAGATGATCTGGACGGTGCATCGACATCACCACGCATCGGTATCATTAATTTTGATGCGCACTTTGATCTGCGCTCGTTTGAAGCGCAGGCATCGTCTGGTACGCCCTTTACCCAAATCGCCGCGCAGTGTGCAGAACGTGGCTGGCCTTTCCAGTACGCGTGCCTGGGTGTTTCGCGTGCCGCCAATACCCGAGTGCTGTTTGAGCGCGCCGCCGAATTGGGTGTGTGGGTACGTGAAGACCACGCAATGGTCGTGACGCAATTGCCAGAGATCACCCAGCAGTTGGATGCCTTTGTGGCGCAGTGCGACCACCTTTATTTGACCATTGATCTGGACGCCTTTCCCGCCAGCGTTGCTCCCGGTGTCAGTGCGCCCGCGCCGCGTGGCATTGGGCTGGACGTAGTGGAGTCTTTGATCGGCCGTATCCGCGACAGTGGCAAATTGCGCCTGCTGGATGTGGCGGAGCTGAACCCGCATTTTGATGTGGATTATCACACCGCCCGGCTGGCGGCGCGCTTGATTCATTGGGCGACGTTGAACCAGTAGCCGGCCAGCCCATCCGTAGGAGCGCAGCCCTCTGCGCGATTTTCCGTAGGAGTTCGGCCAGAGGGCTGGCCTCCTACATTATTTGAGGACACAACCATGACAACCAACCGCCACGATGCCACCCGCCGCATCACCGCGCCGACCGGCAGCACGCTGACCTGCAAAAGCTGGCTCACCGAAGCGCCCATGCGCATGTTGATGAACAACCTGGACCCCGCCGTGGCCGAGCGCCCGGAAGACTTGGTGGTGTACGGCGGTATTGGCCGGGCGGCACGTAATTGGGCGTGTTACGACAAAATTGTGGAAGTGCTGCAGCGCTTGGAAGACGACGAAACCTTGCTGATTCAGTCGGGCAAGCCGGTCGGGGTGTTCAAAACCCACGCCGACGCGCCGCGTGTGCTGTTGGCGAATTCCAATCTTGTGCCGCATTGGGCGAACTGGGAACACTTCAATGAGCTCGACCGCAAAGGCCTGATGATGTACGGCCAGATGACGGCCGGTTCGTGGATCTACATTGGCTCGCAAGGCATCGTACAGGGCACCTACGAAACCTTTGTCGAAGCCGGGCGGCAGCATTACGGTGGTGACTTAAAAGGCCGCTGGATTCTCACCGCAGGTCTTGGTGGTATGGGTGGTGCACAGCCTTTGGCAGCTACGTTAGCGGGCGCTTGCTCACTGAATATTGAGTGCCAGCAAAGCCGCATCGACTTTCGTCTGCGGACGCGCTACTTGGATGAACAAGCCTCGGACCTGGACGATGCCTTGGCGCGCATCGCCCAATACACCGCAGCGGGTGAGGCCATGTCCATCGGCTTGTGCGGCAATGCGGCGGACATCTTGCCGGAACTGGTGCGCCGTGGCGTACGCCCCGATATGGTGACCGACCAAACCAGCGCACACGATCCGCTGCATGGCTATTTGCCTGCCGGTTGGACATGGGATGAGTACGTGCAACGCAGCGAAACCGAGCCCGACGTCGTGGTGAAAGCCGCCAAGCAGTCGATGGCGGTGCACGTACAAGCTATGCTGGCGTTCCAACAGCAGGGCATTCCGACCTTCGACTACGGCAACAACATCCGCCAAATGGCGCAAGAAGAGGGCGTGACCAACGCCTTCGATTTCCCCGGTTTTGTGCCAGCCTATATTCGCCCGTTGTTTTGTCAGGGCATCGGGCCGTTCCGCTGGGCCGCACTGTCGGGTGACCCGGAAGACATATACAAAACCGACGCCAAGGTGAAGGAGCTGCTGCCGGACAACCAGCACCTGCATCATTGGCTCGACATGGCGCGCGAACGCATCAGCTTCCAAGGTTTGCCCGCCCGTATTTGCTGGGTGGGCCTGAAAGACCGCGTACGCTTGGGCCAAGCCTTTAACGAAATGGTAAAAAACGGCGAGTTGAAAGCGCCTGTGGTGATTGGGCGTGACCATCTCGATTCCGGTTCGGTCGCCAGTCCGAACCGTGAAACCGAAAGCATGCAAGACGGTTCGGACGCCGTATCCGATTGGCCATTACTGAACGCCTTATTGAACACCGCAGGCGGCGCTACCTGGGTGTCACTGCACCACGGTGGTGGGGTCGGTATGGGCTTTTCGCAGCATTCAGGTGTAGTCATTGTGGCCGACGGAACCGACTCAGCGCACGCCCGTTTGGGCCGCGTGTTGCGCAATGACCCCGGCACCGGCGTCATGCGCCATGCCGATGCGGGTTATGACCTCGCCATTGACTGCGCGCACGAACATGACTTGGATCTGCCCATGATCCCTGCAGCAAAGGGAGTGAAGTAATGACGCACTTACTGATTCAGCCAGGTGAAATGACCTTGGCGCAACTGCGCACCGTTTGGCAAACGCCGGTGCAGGTCAGTTTGCCGGCCAGCGCGAACGCCGCCATCGAGGCATCGGTCGCTTGCGTCAATACCGTCGTGGCGGAAGACCGCACCGTCTATGGCATCAACACCGGCTTTGGTCTGTTGGCACAAACACGCATTCACCATGACGACTTGGAAAATCTGCAACGCTCGCTGGTGTTGTCACACGCCACTGGAGTGGGCACTTACATCGACGACGCGCTGGTGCGCTTGATCATGGTGCTCAAGGTCAACAGCTTGGCGCGGGGGTATTCGGGTATTCGGCGTGAGGTGCTGGATGCCCTGATGACGCTGATCAATAAAGAAATTTACCCCGCCATTCCACTGAAAGGTTCGGTCGGTGCTTCGGGTGACCTCGCCCCGCTGGCACACATGAGTGCTGTGCTATTGGGTGAAGGCCAGGCGCGGTATCGCGGGGAATGGTTGAGTGCAGAAGACGCCTTGCGTGTCGCCGGTTTGCAGCCCCTCGCGTTAGCGCCGAAAGAAGGCTTGGCCTTATTGAACGGCACGCAGGTGTCCACCGCGTATGCGCTGCAAGGGTTGTTTCAAGCCGAAGACCTTTATGCCGCCGCGACCGTATGCGGTGCGTTAACCGTGGAAGCTACTCTGAGTTCGCGCAGTCCGTTTGATGCCCGCATACACGCCATTCGCGGCCAGCAAGGGCAGATCGACGCGGCCGCAGCGTATCGTGAGCTATTGGGTGACAGCAGCGGCGTCAGTGCCACCCACGTGGCCTGTGGCAAGGTGCAAGACCCGTATTCCCTACGTTGTCAGCCGCAAGTCATGGGTGCTTGCTTAACGCAAATGCGTCAAGCCGCCGACGTACTGGCAGTGGAAGCCAACGCGGTGTCCGACAATCCCTTGGTGTTTGCCGACAGCGGCGATGTGATTTCCGGCGGGAATTTTCATGCCGAGCCGGTCGCCATGGCAGCGGACAATCTGGCGTTGGCGATCGCTGAAATCGGCAGTCTGGCCGAACGGCGCATTTCGTTGATGATGGACACCCACATGTCGCAGTTGCCACCGTTTTTGGTGCAAAACGGCGGGGTGAATTCCGGCTTTATGATCGCGCAGGTCACGGCGGCCGCGTTGGCGAGTGAAAACAAAGCGCTGGCGCATCCGCACAGTGTGGACAGCTTACCGACCTCGGCTAATCAGGAAGACCATGTGTCTATGGCGCCGGCGGCCGGTAAACGCTTGTGGGAAATGGCCGAAAATACGCGCAACGTGATTGCCATTGAATGGCTGGCGGCGTGCCAAGGGTTGGACCTGCGCGGTGGTGATTTAAAAACCACGCCGGTGCTGGAAGCGGCGCGTACGCTGCTGCGCCAAGACGTCTCCTACTACGATAAAGACCGCTTTTTTGCGCCGGATATCGCGGCCGCATCCAGCTTATTGGCCGGGCGTGCGTTGAGCGAGCTATGCCCTTTGCCGGTACTGCCGTCTGATTGACGGCTTTACAACTCTGGGGTCAGTCCGTAGCATTCTTACAGACTGACTCCCGAGGCCCACCATGAAGATCACACCCTCCGTTACCGAATTCACTATTACACGTCCCGACGACTGGCACAT
It contains:
- the hutI gene encoding imidazolonepropionase, whose product is MQATNKPLRLWTDLTLFDGVRIHAQPMAVVVEGERIAWVGPMSALSSAHQASAERVRAGGVMTPGLIDCHTHLVFGGDRADEFAQRLEGVSYADIAANGGGILSTVKATCAASEDDLCASAQGRLNALMADGVTTIEIKSGYGLTVNDELKMLRVARRLAEQNPVHIRTTLLGAHALPPEYVGQADAYVDLICNEMIPRAAAEGLADAVDVFCEGIGFSITQCERVFQAAQQHGLPVKAHAEQLSNLGGSALAARYQALSADHIEWLDEAGVEAMAKAGTVATLLPGAFFTLRDTRVPPIDLLRQYGVPIAVATDGNPGSSPIFQLTLMLNMACTLFRLTPLEALQGVTKHAARALGMADHAGLITAGQTADFCLWNMRSPLELASTVQPGRLQQRVFSGVPTHG
- the hutG gene encoding formimidoylglutamase, translated to MVNAERDRVSVTVDRGPLMNVWRGRVDTEPHSERWHQIVQPLKSDSEPGLAVIGFASDVGVKRNQGRIGAQGGPEVLRKVLGNLPVHHSSPLYEVGDVECLNEDLGGAQKRLAHTIARTLQYGHFPVVLGGGHEVAFGSWQGLAQFIDDLDGASTSPRIGIINFDAHFDLRSFEAQASSGTPFTQIAAQCAERGWPFQYACLGVSRAANTRVLFERAAELGVWVREDHAMVVTQLPEITQQLDAFVAQCDHLYLTIDLDAFPASVAPGVSAPAPRGIGLDVVESLIGRIRDSGKLRLLDVAELNPHFDVDYHTARLAARLIHWATLNQ
- the hutU gene encoding urocanate hydratase; amino-acid sequence: MTTNRHDATRRITAPTGSTLTCKSWLTEAPMRMLMNNLDPAVAERPEDLVVYGGIGRAARNWACYDKIVEVLQRLEDDETLLIQSGKPVGVFKTHADAPRVLLANSNLVPHWANWEHFNELDRKGLMMYGQMTAGSWIYIGSQGIVQGTYETFVEAGRQHYGGDLKGRWILTAGLGGMGGAQPLAATLAGACSLNIECQQSRIDFRLRTRYLDEQASDLDDALARIAQYTAAGEAMSIGLCGNAADILPELVRRGVRPDMVTDQTSAHDPLHGYLPAGWTWDEYVQRSETEPDVVVKAAKQSMAVHVQAMLAFQQQGIPTFDYGNNIRQMAQEEGVTNAFDFPGFVPAYIRPLFCQGIGPFRWAALSGDPEDIYKTDAKVKELLPDNQHLHHWLDMARERISFQGLPARICWVGLKDRVRLGQAFNEMVKNGELKAPVVIGRDHLDSGSVASPNRETESMQDGSDAVSDWPLLNALLNTAGGATWVSLHHGGGVGMGFSQHSGVVIVADGTDSAHARLGRVLRNDPGTGVMRHADAGYDLAIDCAHEHDLDLPMIPAAKGVK
- the hutH gene encoding histidine ammonia-lyase, which codes for MTHLLIQPGEMTLAQLRTVWQTPVQVSLPASANAAIEASVACVNTVVAEDRTVYGINTGFGLLAQTRIHHDDLENLQRSLVLSHATGVGTYIDDALVRLIMVLKVNSLARGYSGIRREVLDALMTLINKEIYPAIPLKGSVGASGDLAPLAHMSAVLLGEGQARYRGEWLSAEDALRVAGLQPLALAPKEGLALLNGTQVSTAYALQGLFQAEDLYAAATVCGALTVEATLSSRSPFDARIHAIRGQQGQIDAAAAYRELLGDSSGVSATHVACGKVQDPYSLRCQPQVMGACLTQMRQAADVLAVEANAVSDNPLVFADSGDVISGGNFHAEPVAMAADNLALAIAEIGSLAERRISLMMDTHMSQLPPFLVQNGGVNSGFMIAQVTAAALASENKALAHPHSVDSLPTSANQEDHVSMAPAAGKRLWEMAENTRNVIAIEWLAACQGLDLRGGDLKTTPVLEAARTLLRQDVSYYDKDRFFAPDIAAASSLLAGRALSELCPLPVLPSD